Proteins encoded in a region of the Solanum dulcamara chromosome 9, daSolDulc1.2, whole genome shotgun sequence genome:
- the LOC129902388 gene encoding cytokinin riboside 5'-monophosphate phosphoribohydrolase LOG3-like, with amino-acid sequence MEMEKLENEMKQSKFKKICVFCGSSPGKKSSYKEAAVELGKELVSRNIDLVYGGGSIGLMGLVSQAVYSGGRHVLGVIPRTLMPREITGETVGEVKAVADMHQRKAEMAKHSDAFIALPGGYGTLEELLEVIAWSQLGIHDKPVGLLNVDGYYNSLLTFIDKAVEEGFICPNARQIFVSAPTAKELMNKLEEYSTSQENIASKLNWEKEELEEYIPPPNARYHQASLTSYSPPT; translated from the exons ATGGAGATGGAGAAGTTGGAGAATGAAATGAAGCAATCaaagttcaagaaaatttgTGTGTTCTGTGGGAGTAGTCCTGGCAAGAAGAGCAGCTATAAAGAGGCTGCAGTTGAGCTTGGGAAAGAACTG GTATCAAGAAACATAGACTTAGTTTATGGAGGAGGAAGTATTGGTTTGATGGGATTGGTCTCTCAAGCAGTTTACAGTGGTGGTCGTCATGTCCTTGG TGTGATTCCAAGGACACTCATGCCTAGAGAG ATAACTGGTGAAACAGTGGGAGAGGTAAAAGCAGTTGCAGATATGCATCAGAGGAAAGCAGAGATGGCCAAACATTCTGATGCTTTTATAGCTTTACCTG GTGGATATGGAACTCTAGAAGAGCTTCTTGAAGTTATTGCTTGGTCTCAACTTGGAATTCATGACAAACCAGTAGGACTATTGAATGTGGATGGTTACTATAATTCCCTTTTGACATTCATTGACAAAGCAGTAGAGGAAGGTTTCATCTGTCCTAACGCGCGCCAAATTTTTGTATCCGCCCCTACTGCCAAAGAGCTTATGAATAAACTCGAG GAGTACTCTACCAGCCAAGAAAATATTGCTTCAAAACTTAATTGGGAAAAAGAGGAGCTAGAAGAGTATATTCCACCTCCAAATGCCAGATACCATCAAGCTAGTTTAACTAGTTATAGTCCTCCAACATAA
- the LOC129904715 gene encoding uncharacterized protein LOC129904715: MGLARNPNIRSGDSLEGMLSDYMGGKAAKMRSPKSSSTKVVTILTCLQFSFAVYATFLLYYMSPSIDLSTKPDFTWATRIAQSWKHFIIPPHVVSHVVQPKPIISPSDVCEHEKIDFEQKKSNDALMIKLKTELYQELRDFQNKNLGGTETLSELMLMKSKWDLRLPNKPKITVILNHFKRKTLCAQLDSLLGQTLQFHHVWVVAFGSPNEELLKKIVDSYNDSRISFISSSYDFKYYGRFQMALQTEADLLYIVDDDMIPGKKMLQILAHVAGTDKYKNSVLGSIGRILPFRQKDFIFPSYRKFRSKEAGLYLPDPAYNITVDRIVQADFLSSSWFLSAELVKTLFIETPFTFMTGEDLHLSYQLQKYRNAGSFVLPVDPNDKETWGDSEHRLAYVSETTVIFKDTVQVRDDQWWKALSTGYITQWAAMNPQKIDVLFYAHSVDEVKALAPLLEKFRSTVGKKAYIVVSGGSFCPCEDAAAALKWPQIVCKERRFKIMDLGVGALSGISNSEVPVVQAVYASMKGLIKIHNPSLVITVADADSNVMKALKMAIEANTNSSNLVLLPRSSVSKVLWMADLRSTALPNWNRMTLSINIITQNRANSLARLLKALSDAYYIGDQVPITFNMDSKVDEATIKLVNSFNWPHGTKTLRRRIIQGGLIRAVSESWYPSSDDDFGLLLEDDIEVSPYYYLWIKYALLAYHYDPQISLPELSSISLYTPRLVEVVKERPKWNATEFFKHIHPNTPYLHQLPCSWGAVFFPKQWREFYVYMNMRFTEDPKKNPVQIPKSRTNGWQASWKKFLIDMMYLRGYVSLYPNFPNQMSFSTNHMEPGAHIAAKNNVIKHNKADFEVPLLKDDFKNLLPNGKMPQASKLPSLNLFNQPVSLKGLKTAGAKLGTDVLQCSPTEIVSVHHDTGLPSHCARF, from the exons ATGGGGTTAGCTAGAAATCCTAATATAAGAAGTGGAGATTCCTTAGAAGGGATGTTGAGTGACTACATGGGAGGAAAAGCAGCAAAAATGAGATCACCAAAAAGTTCTTCAACTAAAGTTGTGACAATATTAACTTGTTTGCAGTTTTCTTTTGCTGTTTATGCTACATTCCTTCTGTATTACATGAGTCCATCAATAGATTTAAGTACTAAACCAGATTTTACTTGGGCTACGCGAATCGCGCAGTCGTGGAAACACTTCATTATACCTCCACATGTTGTTAGTCATGTTGTTCAACCAAAACCAATTATTAGTCCTTCTGATGTTTGTGAACATGAGAAGATTGATTTTGAACAAAAGAAGTCTAATGATGCACTTATGATCAAGTTGAAGACAGAGTTGTATCAAGAATTGAGGGATTTTCAGAACAAGAATCTTGGTGGTACTGAGACTCTTTCTGAGTTAATGTTAATGAAGTCCAAATGGGATTTACGCCTTCCAAACAAGCCAAAAATCACAGTGATCTTGAATCATTTCAAGAGGAAAACTCTGTGTGCTCAGCTTGATTCTTTACTTGGACAAACTCTTCAATTTCATCATGTTTGGGTAGTTGCATTTGGAAGTCCTAATGAGGAATTACTCAAGAAGATTGTAGATAGTTACAATGACTCGCGTATAAGTTTTATCAGTTCATCTTATGATTTCAAGTACTATGGAAGGTTTCAAATGGCTTTGCAAACAGAAGCTGATCTTCTATATATCGTAGACGATGACATGATCCCAGGGAAGAAGATGTTGCAGATTTTAGCACATGTTGCTGGGACAGACAAGTATAAGAATTCTGTTTTGGGAAGTATCGGTAGGATTTTGCCTTTTAGACAGAAAGATTTCATTTTTCCGAGCTATAGGAAGTTTCGATCCAAGGAGGCAGGGCTTTATTTGCCTGATCCTGCTTATAATATCACTGTGGATAGAATTGTTCAAGCGGATTTCCTCTCGAGTTCTTGGTTTCTTTCTGCTGAACTTGTCAAGACACTTTTCATCGAGACGCCCTTCACTTTCATGACAGGAGAAGACTTACACTTAAG tTATCAGCTTCAGAAGTACAGAAATGCTGGTTCATTTGTGCTACCAGTTGATCCAAATGACAAAGAAACATGGGGTGACAGTGAGCATAGACTTGCTTATGTATCCGAAACCACTGTAATATTCAAGGACACGGTTCAAGTCCGAGATGATCAGTGGTGGAAAGCACTCTCCACTGGTTACATAACGCAATGGGCAGCGATGAATCCTCAGAAAATCGATGTACTTTTCTACGCTCACTCTGTCGATGAAGTTAAAGCTCTCGCGCCTCTTCTTGAAAAGTTCAGGTCAACAGTTGGAAAAAAGGCCTACATTGTTGTCTCAGGAGGCAGTTTCTGCCCTTGTGAAGATGCTGCTGCAGCTTTGAAATGGCCTCAAATAGTATGCAAAGAAAGGaggttcaagattatggatttagGTGTTGGTGCTCTATCCGGGATATCAAATTCAGAAGTCCCCGTCGTTCAAGCAGTCTATGCCAGCATGAAAGGACTAATCAAGATTCACAATCCGAGCCTCGTGATCACAGTAGCTGATGCAGATTCTAATGTTATGAAAGCACTCAAGATGGCTATAGAAGCTAACACAAACAGTTCAAACTTGGTTCTTCTACCTAGATCGTCGGTCAGTAAGGTTCTTTGGATGGCTGATCTTCGTTCTACAGCATTGCCAA ATTGGAACCGTATGACGCTTTCTATAAACATCATCACACAGAACAGAGCTAATTCACTAGCAAGGCTTCTCAAGGCACTCAGTGACGCGTACTATATAGGTGATCAAGTTCCTATAACTTTCAACATGGATAGTAAGGTGGATGAAGCAACTATAAAGCTTGTTAACTCATTCAATTGGCCTCACGGAACCAAAACTCTTCGAAGAAGGATAATCCAAGGAGGCCTAATTCGAGCTGTTAGTGAGAGTTGGTACCCCTCATCGGATGATGATTTTGGTCTCTTACTCGAAGATGACATCGAAGTATCCCCTTACTATTACCTTTGGATCAAATATGCTCTCTTGGCCTACCACTATGACCCTCAAATATCACTCCCTGAGCTCTCATCTATCTCACTTTACACGCCACGGTTGGTGGAAGTTGTAAAAGAAAGGCCTAAATGGAATGCAACTGAGTTCTTCAAGCACATTCATCCAAACACACCTTATCTCCATCAGTTGCCTTGCAGTTGGGGCGCGGTGTTTTTCCCCAAGCAATGGAGGGAATTCTACGTGTACATGAACATGAGATTCACAGAAGATCCAAAGAAAAATCCAGTACAGATACCAAAATCAAGAACAAATGGATGGCAAGCTTCTTGGAAGAAGTTCTTGATAGACATGATGTACTTAAGAGGATACGTTAGCCTTTATCCGAACTTTCCAAATCAAATGAGCTTTTCAACAAACCATATGGAACCAGGAGCTCACATTGCAGCTAAGAACAATGTAATCAAGCATAACAAGGCTGATTTTGAGGTGCCATTACTAAAAGATGATTTCAAGAACCTCTTGCCAAATGGGAAAATGCCTCAAGCTTCCAAGCTACCTTCGTTGAATCTCTTCAATCAACCTGTTTCATTAAAGGGCTTAAAGACAGCAGGAGCAAAACTCGGGACAGATGTACTTCAATGCAGTCCAACAGAGATAGTATCCGTTCACCACGATACAGGTTTACCATCACATTGTGCAAGATTCTGA